The following coding sequences are from one Legionellales bacterium window:
- a CDS encoding leucyl aminopeptidase family protein — protein sequence MLPYFSQENSAILLTVVTETEFATWLTQQDPILQNKLQAQGFTGKEKQIFYHHDDRGCLNTVIVGCKDIQAFWGLAFLPELLTQGVYEIRDERLNPQNLALTWGLACYQFTRYKKNEKTFPQLKLSEKINYALLENMLVSHYLIRDLINTPPQDMLPTQLCQVARDLAQQYQAEFTCVQGAELAQHFPAVYTVGKAADDKPCLADLHWGNPQHPLVTLVGKGVCFDSGGLDIKSSSGMALMKKDMGGAAHVLGLAQLIMAQQLPIRLRVLIPIVENAISGNAMRPSDIITTRSGKTVEVTNTDAEGRLILCDALTAALDEKPELIIDIATLTGAAKVAVGTEIAAMFANQDSTASALEIISQECADPLWRLPLHQPYLDMMQSSIADLKNSSDSGYAGAITAALFLQEFVDKNTDWVHFDLMAWNTAAKPGRPQGGEAQLLRVLFAYLAQRFGA from the coding sequence ATGTTACCGTATTTTTCACAAGAGAATTCTGCAATTTTACTAACCGTGGTCACAGAAACTGAGTTTGCAACTTGGCTTACTCAACAAGACCCTATTTTGCAAAATAAACTTCAAGCCCAGGGATTTACCGGTAAAGAAAAACAAATTTTTTATCATCATGATGATAGAGGTTGTTTAAATACAGTGATTGTCGGTTGCAAAGACATTCAAGCATTTTGGGGATTGGCATTTTTACCTGAATTATTAACTCAAGGAGTTTATGAAATACGTGATGAGCGCCTTAATCCACAGAATTTAGCCTTAACGTGGGGCTTAGCGTGTTATCAATTTACCCGCTATAAAAAAAATGAAAAAACATTTCCCCAATTAAAATTATCTGAAAAAATAAATTATGCCTTATTAGAAAATATGTTGGTGAGTCATTATTTAATTCGCGATTTAATTAATACCCCCCCACAAGATATGTTACCCACGCAGTTGTGCCAAGTGGCTCGTGACTTAGCTCAACAGTATCAGGCAGAATTTACGTGTGTGCAGGGCGCAGAATTAGCGCAGCACTTTCCAGCGGTCTACACAGTTGGTAAAGCAGCAGACGATAAACCTTGTCTTGCTGATCTACACTGGGGTAATCCTCAACATCCTTTGGTTACGTTGGTGGGTAAAGGCGTGTGTTTTGATAGTGGTGGCTTAGATATTAAATCTTCCTCAGGAATGGCACTCATGAAAAAAGATATGGGGGGTGCCGCACACGTTTTAGGATTAGCGCAATTAATTATGGCGCAACAATTACCGATCCGCTTACGCGTGCTGATCCCCATAGTGGAAAATGCCATTAGTGGCAATGCCATGCGACCTAGCGATATCATTACCACTCGCAGCGGAAAAACGGTGGAAGTGACCAACACCGATGCCGAAGGGCGTTTAATTTTATGTGATGCGCTAACCGCAGCACTGGATGAGAAACCAGAATTAATTATTGATATTGCGACGTTAACCGGTGCTGCTAAAGTGGCGGTGGGCACCGAGATTGCGGCTATGTTTGCCAATCAAGATAGCACAGCCTCAGCCTTAGAAATCATCAGCCAAGAGTGTGCCGATCCCTTGTGGAGATTGCCACTGCATCAACCGTATTTAGACATGATGCAATCCTCGATTGCCGATTTAAAAAACTCAAGCGACAGTGGCTATGCCGGCGCCATCACCGCTGCGTTATTTTTACAAGAATTTGTCGATAAAAACACGGATTGGGTACATTTTGATTTAATGGCCTGGAATACTGCCGCCAAACCAGGACGGCCCCAGGGAGGCGAAGCACAATTGCTGAGAGTATTATTTGCGTATTTAGCGCAACGGTTTGGAGCATAA
- a CDS encoding electron transfer flavoprotein subunit beta/FixA family protein, translating into MKILVPMKRVIDAYVNIRVKSDHSGVETANVKMSMNPFDEIAIEEAIRLKEQGLASEIIVTSIGETACQEILRTGLALGADRAVLVQSDDNLQPLTIAKILKTMVEREGIQLVIMGKQAIDFDNNQCGQILAGLLNWPQGTFASKITIHDQKIEVTREIDGGLETLRLNLPAIITTDLRLNEPRYASLPNIMKAKRKPLETLTLTELNILADPRYTIESITPPPQRQAGIKVESVEQLIDKLVNEAKVIE; encoded by the coding sequence ATGAAAATTCTCGTGCCAATGAAACGTGTTATCGATGCGTATGTAAATATTCGGGTTAAATCCGATCACAGTGGCGTTGAAACCGCGAATGTGAAAATGTCAATGAATCCTTTCGACGAAATTGCTATCGAAGAAGCTATCCGTTTAAAAGAGCAGGGACTCGCCAGCGAAATTATTGTGACATCGATTGGTGAAACGGCTTGCCAAGAAATTTTGCGTACAGGTTTGGCGCTGGGGGCTGATCGTGCGGTGCTAGTTCAGAGCGATGACAATTTGCAACCCTTAACCATTGCAAAAATATTAAAAACCATGGTTGAACGCGAAGGCATTCAATTAGTAATCATGGGTAAACAAGCCATCGATTTTGATAATAATCAATGCGGGCAAATTTTAGCGGGATTATTAAATTGGCCACAAGGTACCTTTGCCTCCAAGATTACCATTCACGATCAAAAAATCGAAGTCACTCGCGAAATTGACGGCGGTTTAGAAACCTTGCGTTTAAATCTACCTGCAATTATCACCACGGATTTACGCTTAAATGAACCTCGTTATGCCTCATTGCCGAATATTATGAAAGCTAAACGAAAACCTTTAGAAACTTTAACATTAACGGAGTTAAATATTTTAGCCGATCCTCGATACACTATTGAGAGTATCACGCCACCCCCGCAACGCCAAGCCGGGATCAAGGTGGAGAGTGTTGAACAATTAATTGATAAATTAGTCAATGAAGCGAAGGTGATCGAATGA
- a CDS encoding FAD-binding protein, with protein MNILIIAEHDNQTLKANTANVVSAALRLSANIHLLIAGSACQQVAQQASALNDVKKILLADHPCYQHQLAESLASLIASLNSQYDFILAPASTFGKNILPRVSGLTDRVLLSDITEICDPLTIIRPIYAGNAFAKIRLSSANALLSVRTSAFSPALSGEGHAAIEALTTVFEHSASEFIRQELNVSARPELGQARVIISGGRGMQNGENFKLLEELADVLHAAIGASRAAVDAGFVPNDYQVGQTGKIVAPQLYIAVGISGAIQHLAGMKDSKVIVAINKDEEAPIFQIANYGIVGDLFKIIPELITQLKQRQT; from the coding sequence ATGAATATTTTAATTATTGCAGAACACGATAATCAAACTTTAAAAGCGAATACCGCGAATGTGGTGAGTGCGGCATTGCGCTTATCCGCGAATATTCACCTATTAATTGCAGGCTCGGCGTGTCAGCAAGTCGCACAACAAGCTAGTGCCCTGAATGATGTTAAAAAAATACTTCTAGCGGATCATCCATGCTATCAACATCAGTTAGCCGAAAGTTTAGCTTCATTAATTGCAAGTTTAAATTCGCAGTATGATTTTATTTTAGCGCCAGCATCAACGTTTGGAAAAAATATTTTACCCCGGGTGAGTGGATTAACCGATAGAGTGCTATTAAGCGATATCACGGAAATTTGCGATCCTCTCACCATTATTCGTCCGATTTATGCGGGAAATGCGTTTGCTAAAATTCGTTTATCGTCTGCTAACGCCTTATTAAGCGTGCGCACCAGTGCTTTTTCTCCAGCCTTGAGTGGCGAAGGACATGCAGCGATTGAAGCATTAACCACAGTATTTGAACATTCAGCCAGTGAGTTTATTCGCCAAGAATTAAATGTGAGTGCTCGTCCTGAATTAGGTCAGGCGCGCGTGATTATTTCGGGCGGTCGTGGTATGCAAAACGGCGAAAACTTTAAATTATTGGAAGAATTAGCCGATGTATTGCACGCCGCGATTGGTGCTTCACGCGCCGCCGTGGACGCAGGTTTTGTTCCTAATGATTATCAAGTCGGGCAAACAGGAAAAATTGTCGCGCCACAATTGTATATTGCCGTGGGCATTTCTGGTGCCATTCAACATTTAGCTGGAATGAAAGATTCTAAAGTTATTGTTGCGATTAATAAAGATGAAGAGGCACCCATTTTTCAAATTGCGAATTATGGCATCGTTGGTGATCTATTTAAAATTATTCCCGAATTAATTACGCAGCTAAAACAACGCCAGACTTAA